GTCACGCCCACCGTCACGAACCCTTCGACCCAGAGATTGTTTTCCTCCTCGCGACAAACCACCAATCGGTCCAACAGCACCGCCGTCATGAGCCCAACGGTCGGTGGAGGAGCCTGGAGCGCCGCTGCCACGCGCCCAAGGTATCGGGACGGATCACCCCATCGCCGCAAGACAGAGACATCGGCGATTTGAGGAGAGGGCGACGCGCCTTGAATCGGGTTGTCCGGGACCTGATGGTTGATGATGGAGCGGGCCTGGACCAGGCCTCCGCCCCGCGGCGCAGAAGACAAGACGCGCCGAGCCCGGCCCAGATCGATGAGCAAGGTACGGTCTTTCACCATCCACTTGGCCGGCACCCTCTCGGATGGCCTGTCTGCTCCTCTACCCATGCAGAGCGGCCTCGATCGCGCGCAGCAGCAGGTCGTTCTCCCTCGGCGTCCTGATTGCGACCCGAACCATGCGTTCGGTGAGCCCGGCGATCGTCGAACAGTCCCGAACCAGCAGGCCGCGATCGCGGAGCCGCTCGGCCACATCAGAGGCGCGGAGGGAAGCCGGCAGCTCGATCAGAAGAAAGTTGGCCTCGGAGGGAAAGACCTGGAGGTCTGGTATTTCGCGCAAGGCCCGGCCGAGCCTCGTTCGTTCGTCCGAGATCAATGCCAGAGTCTTTTTTCGATAGGCCGTATCCTTCAGACCGGCCAGGGCTGCGGCTTGAGCCAAGACATTGACCGACCAGGGAGGCTGTCGCCGCCGCACCTGTTCGACGACGTCCGGTTGCCCGGCCAGGTAGCCGATCCGAAGCCCGGGGATGGCGTAAAACTTGGTGAAGCTTCGGAGGACCAGGAGCCGCGGATGCTTTGAGACCTCCTGAAGCATCGAATGCTCCGGCGCAAACTCAATGAAGGATTCATCGACGATCGTCCAGATGTGCCCATCACCCAGCGCCGCAACGAGCTTGAGCAGATCACCCTTCCCAATCACTCGGCCCGTTGGGTTGTTGGGATTGCAGAGAAAGACCGTGTCGAATCGCCCCTTCCCCGTCCGCATCAGATCCAGTGCTTCTTCAATCGGAGGTCGATAGTCATCGGCGCGCGATGCCGAGACATGCGTACAATGGCCTCCCGCTCGGTGCACGGCCCGTTCATATTCCGAAAACGTGGGCCCGATGATCAGAGCCTTGGTGATCGAGAGGGCGATGGGCAGCAGGTACAACAGTTCCATCGATCCGTTGCCGATCAGATAATGGGCCGG
The DNA window shown above is from Nitrospira tepida and carries:
- a CDS encoding adenosylcobinamide amidohydrolase; this encodes MGRGADRPSERVPAKWMVKDRTLLIDLGRARRVLSSAPRGGGLVQARSIINHQVPDNPIQGASPSPQIADVSVLRRWGDPSRYLGRVAAALQAPPPTVGLMTAVLLDRLVVCREEENNLWVEGFVTVGVTNAVRAGEPTDLAGRRWVTQGAGTINIILITNAALTMSAMVTAVQVATESKTAVLLEAGVPSWTGRPGATGTGTDAVVIAGGDGPSIRYSGTHTTIGELIGRLVGRAVAKGLRNDRT
- the cobD gene encoding threonine-phosphate decarboxylase CobD, translating into MKEDIHGGNLYRAARERGCRPSDLVDFSASINPLGPSLSVLRALRKSQWMLRHYPDPEAHDLVQALSRRSGLTPAHYLIGNGSMELLYLLPIALSITKALIIGPTFSEYERAVHRAGGHCTHVSASRADDYRPPIEEALDLMRTGKGRFDTVFLCNPNNPTGRVIGKGDLLKLVAALGDGHIWTIVDESFIEFAPEHSMLQEVSKHPRLLVLRSFTKFYAIPGLRIGYLAGQPDVVEQVRRRQPPWSVNVLAQAAALAGLKDTAYRKKTLALISDERTRLGRALREIPDLQVFPSEANFLLIELPASLRASDVAERLRDRGLLVRDCSTIAGLTERMVRVAIRTPRENDLLLRAIEAALHG